A window of Anaerohalosphaeraceae bacterium contains these coding sequences:
- a CDS encoding secretin N-terminal domain-containing protein, producing the protein MKTQRRKQKKLKFRTYLTAFSVWLLAVLGLTALVIGQENEGAAPAEAAEAAAPAEASPSPSFSMQSVQSISFRKDMPIRDALQMLAQMYHKNIVPSARVDGTVTVTNLYDVTFEEALQAILGTHKYEIKGNFVKIYTNEEFRADKTRFEYAVIPLYYINAEEAKKLAEPLLSEFGQLGVTSPAQRNTTPGQGGDSLAIHDRLVVSDYPENIRRIREVLADVDVEPLQVLLEVTVMEATLTEATKFGIDWSNVPGVTIDMGTGGFYQGGFAPAVTGTNASGITVGVTFDNIAALIKAVETISDLTIMANPKILALNKQAGKLIIGKEEGYQSLTNVAEGGTATQRVEFLESGTVLEFRPFIGKDGLIRMEIRPEQSNGEIVQFGSTQLPKKTKTEIMTNVMVRDGQTIVLGGLFKESTNLSRNQVPIVGDIPVIGELFRGVSDNSTRVELIILITPHIIQRPEQAQGAERLEDVQRLAHEARSNLYWMSRVKIDEDRYARAVQYYLNGDYNSAMTELNNILTIHRNYLEAIRLRERILRETQPQAAQQMERLMLQKIEREESGKWFRW; encoded by the coding sequence ATGAAGACTCAGCGTAGAAAGCAGAAAAAATTGAAATTCCGAACTTACCTGACGGCCTTCAGCGTTTGGCTGCTGGCGGTGCTGGGCTTGACGGCACTTGTGATCGGTCAGGAAAATGAAGGCGCAGCGCCGGCGGAAGCCGCGGAGGCGGCTGCTCCGGCGGAGGCATCCCCGTCGCCTTCGTTTTCGATGCAGTCGGTTCAGAGCATCAGTTTCCGCAAAGATATGCCGATTCGCGATGCCCTGCAGATGCTGGCGCAGATGTACCACAAAAACATTGTGCCTTCGGCCCGGGTGGACGGAACTGTGACGGTTACCAACCTGTATGATGTGACGTTTGAAGAGGCTCTCCAGGCCATTCTCGGCACGCACAAGTATGAAATCAAGGGCAACTTCGTCAAGATTTACACCAACGAGGAATTCCGTGCGGACAAGACGCGGTTTGAATACGCGGTGATTCCGCTGTACTACATCAATGCGGAAGAGGCCAAGAAGCTGGCCGAACCTCTCCTGAGTGAGTTCGGACAGCTGGGGGTGACCAGTCCGGCTCAGCGGAACACAACCCCCGGCCAGGGCGGTGATTCGCTGGCCATTCACGACCGGCTGGTTGTGTCTGATTATCCGGAAAACATCAGGCGGATTCGGGAAGTGCTGGCTGATGTGGATGTTGAGCCTCTTCAGGTGCTGCTGGAAGTAACGGTGATGGAAGCTACCCTGACGGAAGCCACCAAATTCGGCATTGACTGGTCGAATGTGCCCGGCGTGACGATTGATATGGGCACCGGCGGTTTTTACCAGGGCGGTTTTGCCCCCGCTGTAACCGGAACCAATGCCTCCGGAATTACCGTGGGTGTGACCTTCGATAATATCGCCGCACTGATCAAGGCCGTCGAAACCATCTCGGATTTGACCATTATGGCCAATCCGAAGATTCTGGCCCTCAACAAACAGGCCGGCAAGCTGATTATCGGTAAAGAAGAAGGATATCAGTCCTTAACGAATGTGGCCGAAGGCGGCACCGCCACCCAACGGGTGGAGTTTCTGGAAAGCGGTACTGTGCTCGAGTTTCGGCCTTTCATCGGCAAGGACGGTCTGATTCGAATGGAAATCCGGCCTGAACAAAGCAATGGGGAAATTGTTCAGTTCGGCAGTACTCAGCTGCCCAAGAAAACCAAGACGGAAATTATGACCAATGTGATGGTGCGGGACGGGCAGACGATTGTTCTGGGCGGATTGTTCAAGGAAAGCACCAATCTGTCCCGCAATCAGGTGCCTATCGTCGGGGATATTCCTGTCATCGGAGAACTGTTCCGCGGGGTCTCCGACAATTCAACCCGGGTGGAGCTGATTATCCTGATTACTCCTCATATCATCCAGCGGCCTGAGCAGGCCCAGGGTGCGGAGCGTCTGGAGGATGTCCAGCGTCTGGCTCATGAGGCCCGCAGCAATTTGTACTGGATGAGCCGGGTCAAGATTGATGAAGACCGGTATGCTCGGGCGGTTCAGTATTATCTGAACGGGGATTACAACAGCGCTATGACCGAGCTGAACAATATCCTGACGATCCACCGCAATTACCTCGAGGCCATCCGGCTTCGGGAGCGGATTCTCCGGGAGACGCAGCCTCAGGCGGCCCAGCAGATGGAGCGTCTGATGCTTCAGAAGATTGAACGGGAAGAATCCGGCAAGTGGTTTCGCTGGTAA
- the pilO gene encoding type 4a pilus biogenesis protein PilO: MKKLIDQYPLTVFGLLLTAAAALGAYQYYPVYQQRKAFQALLAEEQSRMDEVKDCSERLPVLHRQVKALKPAAEQFQRYFPDEQGYSRLWQQMTETLARAELSDQSIRPGEVSCEDGLCSIPLEIRCSGSFEKIFELLQAFERFERLIRFEEIILRNDEKMTGTLLLQAKGRAFYQSSGPKQNL, from the coding sequence TTGAAGAAGCTGATTGACCAGTATCCGTTGACGGTGTTCGGACTGCTGCTGACAGCGGCGGCGGCGCTGGGGGCCTATCAGTATTATCCGGTCTATCAGCAGCGGAAGGCCTTTCAGGCTTTGCTGGCGGAAGAGCAGTCTCGGATGGATGAGGTGAAGGACTGCTCCGAACGGCTGCCGGTGCTGCATCGCCAGGTAAAAGCCTTAAAGCCGGCGGCGGAACAGTTCCAGCGGTATTTTCCGGATGAGCAGGGGTATTCGCGGCTCTGGCAGCAGATGACCGAGACGCTGGCTCGCGCCGAACTGTCCGATCAGTCGATTCGTCCCGGAGAGGTCAGCTGCGAAGACGGCTTGTGTTCCATTCCGCTGGAAATCCGCTGTAGCGGCAGTTTTGAAAAGATATTTGAGCTGCTTCAGGCGTTTGAGCGGTTCGAGCGATTGATTCGATTTGAAGAAATTATTTTGCGCAATGACGAAAAGATGACCGGAACTCTGCTTCTGCAGGCAAAAGGCCGGGCATTTTATCAGTCTTCAGGGCCCAAACAGAATCTATGA
- a CDS encoding PilN domain-containing protein — protein sequence MELDFIPTWYHENRRRRNWYLRRYLAIAVLTGLWIVGNLLSGGMVSKAYADLEGLRSTYEKGLRTILQTRRLQEELAVLNRQSRLVNRLRPRTLPSPVLAELSRCIGERAVLKELTIVQVPLESLSLSAVKPATAVRLRAGTGGRNDWTSASETVTRIRLVGLACDGAEAAALISRLEESEYFEQVTPVYTKNEKLLGNTVTGFEIQCVVADYTVRERN from the coding sequence ATGGAACTGGATTTTATTCCAACCTGGTACCATGAGAATCGCCGTCGAAGGAACTGGTATCTTCGACGCTACCTGGCGATTGCCGTCCTGACCGGTCTGTGGATTGTGGGCAATCTGCTCAGCGGAGGGATGGTCTCAAAGGCCTACGCCGACCTGGAAGGTCTTCGCAGCACCTATGAAAAGGGACTGCGAACCATTCTTCAGACCCGCCGGCTTCAGGAGGAGCTTGCGGTTCTGAACCGCCAGAGCCGCCTGGTCAATCGACTCCGGCCGCGAACCCTTCCTTCGCCTGTCCTGGCGGAGTTGAGCCGGTGCATCGGGGAGCGGGCGGTTTTGAAGGAATTGACGATTGTCCAGGTTCCTCTGGAATCTCTCAGTCTGTCTGCTGTGAAACCGGCAACGGCGGTTCGGCTCCGGGCCGGCACCGGCGGCCGAAATGACTGGACGTCGGCTTCTGAGACGGTCACGCGGATTCGACTGGTCGGCCTGGCCTGCGACGGAGCCGAAGCGGCGGCTCTGATTTCCAGACTGGAGGAATCGGAGTATTTCGAGCAGGTGACCCCTGTTTATACCAAAAATGAGAAGCTGCTCGGAAACACGGTTACCGGATTCGAAATTCAGTGTGTTGTGGCGGATTATACGGTGAGGGAACGGAATTGA
- the pilM gene encoding pilus assembly protein PilM → MSAANPSICSWLEWFGWGPKGPIGIDVGHSCIRMIQLGCREGRIRVESAEQECLEPASPAGGHAHRTAVVRAIRAMLARGRFSGREAVSCLPGDALKIKSQRLDSLEAERLEEGRIDELAERFGLDPDKDEIRYLVAGSVYQGEEIKKEVIFFGMNRTQLLGHLALLEEAGLEPVAVDAMPCALFRSFQRSLRRQEDREVVSVLVNLGTYFTTVIIGKGTSISLIKQIPLAEQHLTQRAADVLGISCDEAARQIAREWAEGCESDNSPIHQTLSSALKRTIEDLAREISLCFKYYAVAFRGERPSEVVFAGGCLYESLLMDMLCRQLNLDIRTAEPLRGIDLSHVSFDRRPNPQRAEWAVAVGLALKGWRPGQSKSELVSKMKAAV, encoded by the coding sequence ATGAGTGCAGCCAATCCGTCAATTTGTTCGTGGCTGGAGTGGTTCGGCTGGGGCCCCAAAGGCCCTATCGGCATTGATGTCGGGCACTCCTGCATCCGGATGATTCAGCTGGGATGCCGGGAAGGCCGGATACGGGTGGAAAGTGCCGAACAGGAATGCCTGGAGCCGGCATCACCGGCGGGAGGCCATGCGCATCGAACGGCCGTGGTGCGGGCGATTCGAGCCATGCTGGCCCGGGGCCGCTTTTCGGGGCGGGAAGCGGTTTCCTGTCTTCCGGGTGATGCACTGAAAATCAAAAGCCAGCGGCTGGACAGCCTCGAAGCCGAACGGCTCGAAGAAGGGCGGATTGACGAGCTGGCGGAACGCTTTGGACTGGACCCGGATAAGGATGAAATCCGGTATTTGGTTGCCGGCAGCGTGTATCAGGGCGAGGAAATCAAAAAAGAGGTTATTTTTTTCGGAATGAATCGGACTCAGCTGCTCGGACATCTGGCTCTGCTGGAGGAGGCCGGACTGGAGCCGGTAGCCGTTGATGCCATGCCGTGCGCGCTGTTCCGCAGCTTTCAGCGGAGTCTTCGGCGTCAGGAAGACCGCGAAGTCGTCAGCGTTCTGGTCAATCTGGGGACCTATTTTACGACGGTTATCATCGGAAAAGGAACGTCTATTTCCCTGATCAAACAGATTCCTCTGGCCGAACAGCATCTGACCCAGCGGGCGGCGGATGTTCTGGGGATTTCGTGTGACGAGGCGGCTCGTCAAATTGCTCGGGAATGGGCGGAAGGCTGCGAGTCGGACAATTCCCCGATTCATCAGACGCTTTCATCGGCCCTGAAGCGAACCATCGAGGATTTGGCGCGGGAAATTTCCCTGTGCTTTAAATACTACGCCGTGGCCTTTCGCGGCGAGCGCCCCTCGGAAGTGGTGTTTGCGGGCGGTTGTCTGTATGAGTCTCTTCTGATGGACATGCTTTGTCGGCAGCTGAATCTGGATATCCGGACAGCGGAACCGCTGCGCGGAATTGATTTGAGTCATGTGTCCTTTGACCGCCGTCCCAATCCCCAGCGGGCGGAATGGGCGGTGGCGGTCGGGCTGGCCTTAAAGGGATGGCGGCCCGGACAATCGAAGTCGGAACTTGTTTCCAAAATGAAGGCGGCTGTCTGA
- a CDS encoding prepilin-type N-terminal cleavage/methylation domain-containing protein, with protein MKKQTGQNRSIRRGFTLIEIVVVLVILSITALLAVPVFGTAADMQVRAAADKIAADLDYAKGLAVTRQKTYTVVFFPLEERYQVQDAAGTVLPHPLRSGRQFVENFSVDRRTKKVDVVSTTFSGDAVTFDYLGTPYSGTDTANRLNEAGWITIQADSFVLYVKIEPVTGYISVEKTKT; from the coding sequence ATGAAAAAACAAACCGGTCAGAATCGAAGCATTCGCCGAGGATTTACTCTGATTGAGATTGTTGTCGTTCTGGTGATTCTGTCGATTACAGCCCTGCTGGCCGTGCCTGTTTTCGGGACGGCGGCGGATATGCAGGTCCGGGCGGCGGCCGACAAGATTGCCGCAGATTTGGATTATGCCAAGGGCCTGGCTGTGACCCGACAGAAAACCTATACCGTCGTGTTTTTTCCTTTGGAGGAGCGGTATCAGGTCCAGGATGCCGCCGGCACTGTGCTGCCTCATCCTCTGCGGAGCGGACGGCAGTTTGTTGAAAATTTCAGCGTGGACCGGCGGACCAAAAAGGTGGATGTTGTCAGTACGACCTTCAGCGGCGATGCTGTGACATTTGACTATCTGGGAACACCTTATTCGGGAACCGATACAGCCAACCGTTTGAATGAGGCCGGGTGGATTACCATTCAGGCCGATTCGTTTGTGCTGTATGTAAAAATCGAACCGGTTACCGGGTATATCTCTGTGGAGAAGACAAAGACCTGA
- a CDS encoding type II secretion system protein: protein MLRQTKKKSGFTLIELVMGMLIAGVVLLAAATFSFAMRQGQQTTDLMLDGLSAVRGASVRITDLVHRAHTLQTGGNTVTIQSEAGTSTLAVSGTTLNLNGKPLLKNCSGLSMEVRDGRLLIVRFKMQAETGWRDYEICAAVRCRSGG from the coding sequence ATGCTTCGTCAAACGAAAAAAAAGAGCGGTTTTACCCTGATTGAATTGGTGATGGGGATGCTCATCGCCGGTGTGGTTTTGCTGGCGGCGGCGACCTTTTCGTTTGCGATGCGGCAAGGGCAGCAAACCACCGACCTGATGCTGGACGGTCTGTCAGCCGTTCGCGGGGCCTCCGTTCGCATCACCGACCTGGTTCATCGAGCCCATACGCTTCAGACGGGCGGCAACACCGTGACAATTCAGAGTGAAGCGGGCACATCGACTCTGGCCGTCAGCGGCACGACCCTGAATCTGAATGGGAAACCTTTGCTGAAAAACTGCAGCGGATTGAGTATGGAAGTTCGCGACGGTCGGCTGCTGATTGTGCGCTTCAAAATGCAGGCGGAGACGGGCTGGAGAGATTACGAAATCTGTGCGGCGGTACGCTGCCGCAGCGGGGGATAA
- a CDS encoding type II secretion system protein, whose translation MKQQRYRQDGFTLLEMLMAMVILGAAAAGVLLPFVSAAQVQREAVCQVLAAQLASNLMEQIVSTPFEEIRTQWDGYAEAEGQVKNASGAVFSDPIYSGFARSVSVETVQFNNDAECLKVTIRAHYKGRNIIRLQSLIGP comes from the coding sequence ATGAAACAACAGAGGTACAGACAAGACGGTTTTACTCTGCTGGAGATGCTGATGGCAATGGTTATCCTCGGCGCTGCGGCGGCGGGGGTACTTTTGCCTTTTGTCAGTGCAGCGCAGGTGCAGCGGGAGGCGGTCTGTCAGGTGCTGGCCGCCCAACTGGCCTCCAACCTGATGGAACAGATTGTCAGCACGCCTTTTGAGGAAATCCGGACACAGTGGGACGGCTATGCGGAAGCGGAGGGGCAGGTCAAGAATGCCTCGGGTGCAGTGTTTTCCGATCCAATTTACAGCGGCTTTGCTCGTTCGGTTTCGGTGGAAACTGTTCAGTTTAACAACGATGCTGAATGTCTGAAGGTTACCATTCGTGCGCACTATAAGGGACGGAACATAATTCGTCTTCAATCTCTGATAGGCCCCTGA
- a CDS encoding prepilin-type N-terminal cleavage/methylation domain-containing protein, translated as MKAKKGFTLVEILIVVVILGILAAIVIPQFSQASTEAKLNSCRSSLQSLRSQIELYKIQHNDQPPALASFAAQMTGKTNPDGTAGGTLGPYLQKVPRNPWNNSETLAATDASGVGWVYDEATGAIYVGVADAPAAVATELRNNGDAL; from the coding sequence ATGAAAGCAAAAAAAGGGTTTACACTGGTTGAAATTCTGATTGTGGTTGTGATTTTGGGTATCCTGGCGGCGATTGTGATACCCCAGTTCAGCCAGGCCAGCACCGAAGCCAAGCTGAACAGCTGCCGCTCCTCGCTGCAGAGCTTACGGTCGCAGATTGAACTGTACAAGATTCAGCACAATGACCAGCCCCCTGCGCTGGCTAGCTTCGCGGCTCAGATGACCGGAAAGACCAATCCTGACGGAACTGCCGGCGGCACGTTGGGACCTTATTTGCAAAAGGTTCCTCGGAACCCCTGGAACAATTCTGAAACGCTGGCGGCTACGGATGCTTCGGGTGTCGGCTGGGTCTATGATGAGGCCACCGGTGCGATTTATGTCGGCGTAGCCGATGCTCCTGCTGCCGTTGCTACGGAACTTCGGAACAATGGAGATGCTCTCTAA
- the tnpA gene encoding IS200/IS605 family transposase gives MGHTFTNHLYHIVFSTKYRKGLLEDRRRPDFHQYLWGFAQTLDCAMLSVNSVGDHIHLLVRIRPSLAVSEFVGKLKANSSRWIKEQLDPPFGFQWQSGFSSFTVSQSAAAQVRDYIERQAEHHRRLTFEEELKRFFERNGIEYDPQRCLD, from the coding sequence ATGGGTCATACCTTTACCAACCACCTTTATCATATTGTTTTCAGCACGAAATATCGTAAGGGGCTCCTGGAGGACCGCCGACGCCCCGACTTTCATCAATATCTGTGGGGCTTTGCTCAGACGCTTGATTGTGCGATGTTAAGCGTCAACAGTGTTGGGGACCATATTCATCTGCTGGTCCGCATCAGGCCTTCTTTGGCTGTGTCCGAATTTGTCGGCAAACTGAAGGCCAATTCCTCTCGCTGGATAAAGGAGCAGCTGGACCCGCCGTTTGGTTTTCAGTGGCAAAGCGGCTTTTCGAGTTTTACGGTCAGCCAGTCTGCGGCGGCTCAGGTCAGGGACTATATCGAAAGGCAGGCGGAACATCATAGGCGGCTGACTTTTGAGGAGGAGTTAAAGCGGTTTTTTGAACGGAATGGAATCGAATATGACCCGCAGCGCTGTCTGGATTGA
- a CDS encoding putative oxidoreductase C-terminal domain-containing protein, giving the protein MNGRIWLALSAVWLLAGLTAGCQMKRAAAEKQPEPSVRLLVLDPGHFHAALVQKTMYEQVSPEVFVYAPGGPELDNYLGTIESFNTRTDNPTAWLQRVYQGPDYLERMLSEKKGNVVVISGKNSLKTDYIYQSVRAGLHVLADKPMVIAPDKFPLLVESFRTAEKNGVLLYDIMTERFEITTILQKELAAIPEVFGDLQRGSPEEPAAVKESVHHFFKYVAGRPLRRPAWFFDPAQRGEDLADVSTHLVDLIQWECFPEEPIDYRRDIQMLRARRWTTPMTAEQFREVTGQEDWPEYLKPYVKDNVLYVKANGQMDYTLRGIHARVCVRWEYRAPEGAGDMHYSILRGSRCNLVIRQGPQEKYKPTLYVESIQGKFSHGNLEKAVLRTLQKKYPGIGLERIDERTWKILVPDFYYVGHEAHFAQVMQNFLRYLKAGRLPDWEVPNMLAKYYTTMEAVKAADRQDN; this is encoded by the coding sequence ATGAATGGGCGGATTTGGCTGGCTCTGTCGGCGGTATGGCTTCTGGCGGGACTGACGGCCGGGTGTCAGATGAAACGGGCGGCAGCTGAAAAACAGCCGGAACCCTCCGTGCGGCTGCTGGTGCTGGACCCCGGGCATTTTCATGCCGCCCTGGTCCAGAAGACGATGTATGAACAGGTCAGTCCGGAGGTTTTTGTGTATGCACCGGGCGGACCGGAACTGGACAATTATCTGGGCACCATCGAATCCTTCAACACGCGCACGGACAATCCGACCGCCTGGCTTCAGCGGGTCTATCAAGGGCCGGATTATCTGGAGCGGATGCTCTCGGAAAAAAAAGGCAATGTTGTTGTGATTTCCGGGAAGAACTCGCTGAAAACCGACTACATTTATCAATCGGTCCGGGCGGGGCTGCATGTTCTGGCCGACAAGCCCATGGTGATTGCGCCGGACAAATTTCCGCTTCTGGTTGAGTCGTTCCGAACCGCGGAGAAAAACGGCGTGCTGCTGTATGATATTATGACGGAGCGGTTTGAGATAACGACAATTCTGCAGAAGGAGCTGGCGGCGATACCGGAGGTCTTCGGAGATTTGCAGCGGGGCAGTCCGGAGGAGCCGGCTGCGGTCAAGGAAAGCGTTCATCACTTTTTCAAATATGTGGCGGGCCGCCCGCTGCGAAGGCCCGCGTGGTTCTTTGACCCCGCCCAGCGCGGAGAGGATTTGGCGGATGTTTCGACGCATCTGGTGGATTTGATTCAGTGGGAGTGTTTCCCGGAAGAGCCGATCGATTACCGGCGGGATATTCAAATGCTCCGGGCCCGCCGCTGGACGACGCCGATGACCGCTGAACAGTTCCGGGAGGTGACCGGACAGGAGGATTGGCCGGAGTATCTGAAGCCCTATGTCAAAGACAATGTGCTCTATGTGAAAGCAAACGGGCAGATGGATTACACCCTGCGGGGGATTCACGCGCGCGTCTGTGTTCGTTGGGAGTATCGGGCGCCGGAGGGGGCGGGGGATATGCATTATTCCATTCTGCGGGGCAGCCGATGCAATTTGGTGATACGCCAGGGACCGCAGGAAAAGTACAAACCCACCCTCTATGTGGAATCGATTCAGGGAAAGTTTTCGCACGGGAATTTGGAGAAAGCGGTGTTGCGGACGCTTCAGAAAAAATATCCGGGAATCGGGCTGGAAAGGATTGATGAGCGCACGTGGAAGATTCTGGTTCCGGACTTCTATTATGTCGGGCATGAGGCGCATTTTGCGCAGGTAATGCAGAACTTTCTGCGCTATCTGAAAGCAGGGCGGCTGCCGGATTGGGAGGTGCCGAACATGCTGGCCAAGTATTATACGACGATGGAGGCCGTCAAAGCTGCTGACCGGCAGGACAATTAG